The following are encoded together in the Plasmodium brasilianum strain Bolivian I chromosome 10, whole genome shotgun sequence genome:
- a CDS encoding hypothetical protein (Plasmodium exported protein) produces MFSFLLSIIALTFVFWQSYNTYHLKIYPVNYSFGKKNAYEDEVGKRYERILRSENVNIFEKYANTQNGTSGINLMLNLSNGIHYDPQLNLDVQVVSEEQEDYEEELNELIEQITETWNETFVSMIEDYIDFTEQNDIIDGEWKCQMWNQRWFIYLKLLVRSLGDVLQNDNYSLRAKEHISNEYLQCANNDFIYFLSVVKEEWDRRNAQLNEQVAQA; encoded by the exons atgttttcctttttattaagtATTATTGCCTTAACCTTTGTATTTTGGCAATCCTATAACACGTATCATTTGAA aatatatcctgttaattattcatttggtaaaaaaaatgcatatgaAGATGAAGTCGGGAAAAGATATGAAAGAATTCTAAGATCAGAaaacgtaaatatatttgaaaaatatgcaaatacACAAAATGGAACTAGTGGTATTAACTTAATGTTAAATTTGTCAAATGGGATTCATTATGATCCACAGTTAAATTTAGATGTTCAAGTAGTAAGTGAAGAACAAGAAGATTATGAGGAGGAGTTAAACGAATTAATTGAGCAAATAACTGAAACATGGAATGAGACTTTTGTATCTATGATAGAAGATTATATCGATTTTACAGAACAAAATGATATTATAGATGGAGAATGGAAATGTCAAATGTGGAACCAAAGGtggtttatatatttaaaactcCTAGTTCGTAGTTTAGGTGATGTTTTacaaaatgataattattctttaagAGCTAAGGAACATATTTCTAATGAATACCTTCAATGTGCCAACAAtgattttatttactttttaagtGTAGTTAAGGAAGAATGGGATAGAAGAAATGCACAATTAAATGAACAGGTAGCTCaagcataa
- a CDS encoding hypothetical protein (Plasmodium exported protein) — protein MKKSNTNTFITFCKVFSSTLLIWVAQHENNYEESFEKNANFNTMSLRNGRLLKGQTEVYANYPSQDDLFLKGGSMESLYDDDVVLKNRINGLIKDSSIKNRYDSFLQDIDYQKQFNDIMKKENKKKNGYVTKDMNLNEFYESTESINDLKKNNKKNGNVTKDMNLNEFYESTESINDLKKNNKKNKKISRAAKNRNDDDISGSEALQNMVHQALQQE, from the exons atgaagaaaagcAACACTAATACATTCATCACTTTTTGCAAAGTTTTTAGCTCCACCCTTCTAATATGGGTAGCTCAACATGAG AATAACTATGAAGaatcatttgaaaaaaatgctaATTTCAACACAATGAGTTTAAGAAATGGTAGATTGTTGAAGGGACAAACAGAAGTATATGCTAACTATCCTTCACAagatgatttatttttaaaaggcGGATCAATGGAATCATTATATGATGATGATgttgttttaaaaaacagAATAAATGGTTTAATTAAGGATAGCtcaattaaaaatagatatGATTCATTTCTGCAGGATATCGATTATCAAAAACaatttaatgatattatgaaaaaagaaaataaaaaaaaaaatggttatGTAACAAAAGATATGAACCTTAACGAATTTTATGAATCAACGGAAAGTattaatgatttaaaaaaaaataacaaaaaaaatggtaatgTAACAAAAGATATGAACCTTAACGAATTTTATGAATCAACGGAAAGTattaatgatttaaaaaaaaataacaaaaaaaataaaaaaatatcacgTGCagcaaaaaatagaaatgatGATGATATAAGCGGATCAGAAGCTCTTCAAAATATGGTTCATCAAGCTTTACAACAAGAATAA
- a CDS encoding hypothetical protein (Plasmodium exported protein): MLRAMKNSNSDAGFHECRFKNGKEIFSVFLEKARIYIPITVSMLVTLFFMCICGGTMSKSASTPATIGGGFFFGLSFVVSAALMIYYALKFGKMKKVHSFYKAVNRSKNSRTRAVNHKIQNRKNM, translated from the coding sequence ATGTTACGTGCAATGAAAAATAGTAATTCAGACGCAGGTTTTCATGAATGTAGatttaaaaatggaaaagaaatatttagtGTCTTTTTGGAAAAGGctagaatatatattccaATAACTGTAAGCATGTTGGTCACATTGTTCTTTATGTGTATTTGTGGTGGTACTATGAGTAAATCTGCTTCAACTCCAGCAACCATAGGAGGAGGATTTTTCTTTGGTTTATCCTTTGTTGTATCAGCTGCACTTATGATTTACTACGCACTTAAATTTGGTAAAATGAAGAAGGTGCATAGTTTTTACAAAGCAGTCAACAGAAGTAAAAACAGCAGAACAAGAGCAGTAAATCACAAAATtcaaaacagaaaaaatatgtaa